A single Streptomyces mirabilis DNA region contains:
- the cutA gene encoding divalent-cation tolerance protein CutA translates to MAAGAGTGTAAGTAAWLTVLTTTDAPEKAEALARGAVEARAAACAQITGPVTSVYRWKGAVETASEWQVLFKTTGARYDALEAYLLAAHDYDTPEIIATPVVRGSADYLRWVEEETVAEESMEAESVTEETVAEETAE, encoded by the coding sequence ATGGCCGCCGGGGCGGGCACCGGAACGGCCGCTGGGACGGCTGCCTGGCTGACCGTGCTGACCACGACCGACGCCCCCGAGAAGGCGGAGGCGCTCGCACGCGGTGCGGTCGAGGCGCGGGCCGCGGCATGCGCGCAGATCACCGGGCCGGTGACGTCCGTCTACCGGTGGAAGGGGGCGGTGGAGACGGCGAGCGAGTGGCAGGTGCTGTTCAAGACGACGGGTGCGCGGTACGACGCGCTGGAGGCGTATCTCCTCGCGGCGCACGACTACGACACCCCCGAGATCATCGCGACGCCCGTCGTCCGGGGGAGCGCGGACTATCTGCGGTGGGTCGAGGAGGAGACCGTGGCGGAGGAGAGCATGGAGGCGGAGAGCGTGACGGAGGAGACCGTGGCGGAGGAGACCGCCGAGTGA
- a CDS encoding gamma-glutamylcyclotransferase family protein: MIVPFFVYGTLRPGGHNHDLFLRGRTESEEPGRMRGAVLYEGPGYPYAVEEPGGVVRGELVTALPEAYGQLLGALDRLEEYVPGDPRNLYERVAREVTRADGTAVRAWVYVAAPAVAARLRAGGTLIEGGDWHIRP, translated from the coding sequence GTGATCGTCCCCTTCTTCGTCTACGGCACCCTGCGCCCCGGTGGGCACAACCACGACCTGTTCCTCCGCGGACGTACGGAGTCGGAGGAGCCCGGACGGATGCGGGGAGCCGTGCTGTACGAAGGGCCCGGATATCCCTACGCCGTCGAGGAGCCCGGAGGTGTCGTGCGCGGGGAGTTGGTCACCGCGCTCCCGGAGGCGTACGGGCAGTTGCTCGGCGCGCTCGACCGGCTGGAGGAGTACGTGCCGGGCGACCCCCGCAACCTGTACGAGCGGGTGGCGCGGGAGGTGACCCGCGCGGACGGCACGGCCGTACGGGCCTGGGTGTACGTGGCCGCCCCCGCCGTCGCCGCGCGGCTGCGGGCCGGCGGCACGCTCATCGAGGGCGGGGACTGGCACATCCGTCCTTGA
- a CDS encoding alpha-galactosidase: protein MTQEFSYRWGHSALTADFDLDGRTPRLVRLTVPGEPEPKNAAEAAGAALPLVDVTLLGQGTGWSGPHFTGTALGQRLTHRAHHAAYGDGWHHLTVQLQDRRGGLTVFVEYSSPDAVPVLRARVRLRNDGDTPVTVRSVSSLLLGALPSPDVLDVHRARNDWLAECRWYAEELRESVPDVGRAFHGHDGRAGLRLAGRGSRPTDGHLAMGALTDRTDGRCWLWQIESAASWLWEAGEADHHTYLSLSGPTADDHQWRHVLSPGAEFVSEYAALALGDGFEGALTALTDYRRRIRRPHPDHDRLPIVFNDCMNTLMGDPTTERLPPLIDAAAEAGAEYFCVDAGWYDDEGGDGDGDGDTGGDGGGDWWDSVGAWLPSERRFPGPGGLHAVLDRIRERGMVPGLWLEPEVIGVRSPLATELPGEAFLRHEGGVRVTEQGRHQLDLTHPAARAHLDRTVDRLVGEWGVGYLKLDYDITTSAPGLLDHTRAWLSWLSAVLDRHPALVVENCGSGGLRMDGASLAVAQLQSTSDQQDPLRYPPIAAAAPTAVPPEQGAVWAYPQPEFTDEEIAFTLGSALLGRVHLSGRLDRMTPHQLGLVQEALVTYKAVRSDLCQSVPFWPLGLPGWRDAWVALGMRVPFLDTTYVLVWRRAGDGLEAALPVAHLAGREVRADVLHGSAGPVVWDGSALRVTLPQAPAVLLTRLTV from the coding sequence GTGACGCAGGAGTTCAGCTACCGCTGGGGCCATTCCGCACTCACCGCCGATTTCGATCTGGACGGCCGCACACCCCGCCTGGTCCGGCTGACCGTGCCCGGTGAACCGGAGCCCAAGAACGCCGCCGAGGCCGCCGGGGCCGCGCTGCCGCTCGTCGACGTGACCCTCCTCGGACAGGGCACCGGCTGGTCCGGACCGCACTTCACCGGAACGGCGCTCGGGCAGCGCCTGACCCACCGCGCCCACCATGCGGCGTACGGCGACGGCTGGCACCACCTCACCGTCCAACTCCAGGACAGGCGGGGTGGTCTGACCGTCTTCGTCGAGTACTCCTCACCGGACGCGGTGCCCGTGCTGCGTGCCCGCGTCCGACTCCGCAACGACGGCGACACGCCCGTCACCGTGCGCTCCGTGAGCAGTCTGCTGCTGGGCGCGCTGCCTTCACCCGACGTACTCGACGTGCACCGGGCGCGCAACGACTGGCTCGCCGAATGCCGTTGGTACGCCGAGGAGTTGCGGGAGTCCGTGCCCGACGTCGGCCGGGCGTTCCACGGGCACGACGGGCGGGCCGGGTTGCGGCTCGCCGGGCGCGGGAGCCGGCCCACCGACGGGCATCTGGCGATGGGCGCGCTCACCGACCGCACCGACGGGCGCTGCTGGCTCTGGCAGATCGAGTCCGCCGCGAGCTGGCTGTGGGAGGCGGGCGAGGCGGACCACCACACGTACCTCTCCCTGAGCGGTCCGACCGCGGACGACCACCAGTGGCGTCACGTCCTGTCCCCCGGCGCGGAGTTCGTCTCCGAGTACGCGGCCCTCGCGCTCGGCGACGGCTTCGAGGGAGCGCTCACCGCGCTGACCGACTACCGCCGCCGAATCCGTCGCCCGCACCCCGACCACGACCGGCTCCCCATCGTCTTCAACGACTGCATGAACACCCTCATGGGCGACCCGACCACCGAGAGGCTGCCGCCGCTGATCGACGCGGCGGCCGAGGCGGGCGCGGAGTACTTCTGCGTCGACGCCGGGTGGTACGACGACGAGGGCGGGGACGGGGACGGGGATGGGGACACGGGCGGGGACGGCGGCGGGGACTGGTGGGACAGTGTCGGCGCCTGGCTGCCGTCGGAGCGGCGCTTCCCCGGCCCCGGCGGCCTCCACGCCGTGCTCGACCGGATCCGGGAGCGCGGGATGGTGCCGGGGCTGTGGCTGGAACCGGAGGTGATCGGCGTCCGCAGTCCGCTCGCCACCGAGCTGCCGGGCGAGGCCTTCCTGCGCCACGAAGGCGGTGTGCGCGTCACCGAACAGGGCCGCCACCAGCTGGACCTGACGCATCCGGCCGCCCGCGCGCACCTCGACCGGACGGTCGACCGGCTCGTCGGCGAATGGGGCGTGGGCTATCTCAAGCTCGACTACGACATCACCACCTCCGCGCCCGGGCTCCTCGACCACACGCGCGCCTGGCTGTCCTGGCTGTCGGCCGTCCTGGACCGCCACCCGGCTCTGGTCGTCGAGAACTGCGGTTCGGGCGGGCTGCGCATGGACGGCGCGTCACTGGCCGTGGCCCAGCTCCAGTCCACCTCCGACCAGCAGGACCCGCTGCGCTACCCGCCCATCGCGGCCGCCGCGCCGACCGCGGTGCCGCCCGAGCAGGGGGCCGTGTGGGCGTACCCGCAGCCGGAGTTCACGGACGAGGAGATCGCCTTCACCCTCGGCTCGGCGCTGTTGGGGCGGGTTCACCTCTCCGGGCGTCTGGACCGCATGACACCACACCAACTGGGCCTCGTGCAGGAGGCGTTGGTGACGTACAAGGCCGTCCGGAGCGATCTGTGCCAGTCGGTGCCGTTCTGGCCGCTGGGGCTGCCGGGGTGGCGGGACGCGTGGGTGGCGCTGGGTATGCGGGTGCCGTTCCTCGACACCACATATGTGCTGGTGTGGCGCAGGGCGGGCGACGGCCTCGAAGCAGCCCTGCCCGTGGCGCACTTGGCGGGCCGGGAGGTGCGGGCCGACGTACTGCACGGGTCGGCGGGGCCGGTGGTGTGGGACGGGTCGGCACTGCGGGTGACGTTGCCGCAGGCTCCGGCGGTGCTTCTGACGCGGCTCACCGTGTAG
- a CDS encoding membrane-associated oxidoreductase, whose product MDPSGLTPAERRVWEAFPLGEGVDFREEPASASSTDPGGNPADDPAAGASWGPERTVRAEVLRALLIDGPAHDGEIAGLKLTGARITGQLDLVYGTVAQAVQLRFCHFEQAPKLYGAQLRALVLSDSVLPGLTAGNLRVDGMLRLSCCRVRGPVRLQGAKISGAVFVNGARLGRPAAQDTPDDPDPEGAEEPVLQLNHAAIGTDLWAVGLVAHGQVRLNGATVGGQVNLDDADLHVPAGGTALHAETLSVGTDLRAVRLRARGRVNLSGARIPHQLNLAYARLSNPGGPALRASSCVIGELWLREAAPIVGTVNLRRSQLDLLHVPPGVWPDRVRIDGLGYRTLAPHLPAEQRLPLLEREEGGYLPYAYEQLAAAYRTAGDDAAVRTVQLAKLRRHRRTLPRYARFWGRLQDVAVGYGYRPMRAAGWLLLLLCTGAVAFTLHHPPALKPAEAPGFNPVFYTLDLLLPLVDFGQETAFAPRGWYQWLSYLLIAVGWILATTIAAGVTRSLNRQ is encoded by the coding sequence ATCGATCCCTCCGGTCTGACGCCCGCGGAACGCCGTGTCTGGGAGGCCTTTCCGCTCGGCGAGGGCGTCGACTTCCGCGAGGAACCCGCCTCCGCCTCCTCCACCGACCCCGGCGGGAACCCCGCCGACGACCCCGCGGCCGGCGCCTCCTGGGGCCCCGAGCGGACCGTGCGCGCCGAGGTGCTGCGGGCGCTGCTGATCGACGGACCGGCGCACGACGGCGAGATAGCCGGCCTGAAGCTCACCGGCGCGCGCATCACCGGACAGCTCGACCTCGTGTACGGGACGGTCGCGCAGGCCGTGCAGCTGCGGTTCTGCCACTTCGAGCAGGCTCCGAAGCTGTACGGGGCCCAGCTGCGCGCCCTCGTACTGAGCGACTCGGTGCTCCCCGGGCTCACCGCGGGGAACCTGCGCGTCGACGGGATGCTGCGGCTCAGCTGCTGCCGGGTCAGGGGCCCGGTGCGGCTCCAGGGCGCGAAGATCTCCGGTGCCGTGTTCGTCAACGGGGCGCGGCTCGGCCGCCCGGCGGCACAGGACACCCCGGACGACCCGGACCCGGAAGGGGCCGAGGAACCGGTTCTCCAGCTCAACCACGCGGCCATCGGCACCGACCTGTGGGCCGTCGGACTCGTCGCGCACGGCCAGGTACGGCTGAACGGGGCCACGGTCGGCGGCCAGGTGAACCTCGACGACGCCGACCTGCACGTACCGGCGGGCGGGACCGCCCTGCACGCCGAGACCCTGTCGGTCGGCACCGACCTGCGGGCCGTGCGGCTGCGCGCGCGGGGCCGGGTCAACCTGAGCGGGGCGAGGATTCCCCACCAGCTCAATCTGGCCTACGCCCGGCTGTCCAACCCCGGGGGTCCGGCCCTGCGCGCCAGCAGCTGTGTCATCGGCGAGCTGTGGCTGCGCGAGGCCGCGCCGATCGTGGGCACCGTGAACCTGCGCCGCTCCCAGCTGGACCTTCTGCACGTGCCTCCGGGGGTGTGGCCCGACCGTGTCCGGATCGACGGCCTGGGCTACCGCACCCTCGCCCCGCATCTGCCCGCCGAGCAGCGGCTGCCACTGCTGGAACGCGAGGAGGGCGGCTATCTTCCCTACGCCTACGAGCAGTTGGCCGCCGCGTACCGCACGGCGGGCGACGACGCCGCCGTGCGCACGGTCCAGCTGGCCAAACTCCGCCGGCACCGCCGCACCCTCCCCCGCTACGCCAGGTTCTGGGGCCGGCTGCAGGACGTGGCCGTCGGCTACGGTTACCGGCCGATGCGCGCGGCGGGCTGGCTGCTGTTGCTGCTGTGCACCGGTGCCGTCGCCTTCACGCTGCACCATCCGCCCGCCCTGAAGCCCGCCGAGGCGCCCGGCTTCAACCCGGTCTTCTACACCCTCGACCTTCTGCTGCCCCTCGTCGACTTCGGTCAGGAGACGGCCTTCGCGCCGCGCGGCTGGTACCAGTGGCTCTCGTATCTGCTGATCGCCGTCGGCTGGATCCTGGCCACGACGATCGCGGCGGGCGTCACCCGCTCCCTGAACCGCCAGTAG
- a CDS encoding SanA/YdcF family protein: protein MPRLPHPRILRPRLPRLPRTRAGQRRAVQTVMLLCVLALLPVTWLYVSTADGLRTTADAPRTEVAVVFGAGLWNGEPSPYLARRLDAAAKLYRAGRIEAVLVTGDNSRKDYDEPDAMRAYLTKRGVPDRRIVSDYAGFDTWDSCVRARKIFGVHEAVLISQTFHIRRAVALCRAAGVRSYGIGVDATHDATWYYGGTREVFAAGKALLDAVFKPDPQFLGPKEPGVARALAAARK, encoded by the coding sequence ATGCCGCGCCTGCCGCACCCGAGAATCCTCAGACCGCGGCTGCCCCGCCTGCCACGCACCCGCGCCGGGCAGCGGCGGGCCGTGCAGACGGTCATGCTGTTGTGCGTGCTGGCGCTCCTTCCGGTGACCTGGCTGTACGTGAGCACGGCCGACGGGCTGCGCACGACGGCCGACGCGCCGCGCACCGAGGTCGCGGTGGTGTTCGGGGCCGGGCTGTGGAACGGCGAGCCGTCCCCGTACCTCGCGCGCCGGCTGGACGCGGCGGCGAAACTGTACCGGGCCGGGCGGATCGAGGCCGTGCTCGTCACCGGGGACAACAGCCGCAAGGACTACGACGAACCGGACGCGATGCGGGCCTATCTGACGAAGCGTGGGGTGCCGGACCGGCGGATCGTCAGCGACTACGCCGGGTTCGACACCTGGGACTCCTGTGTGCGGGCCCGGAAGATCTTCGGCGTCCACGAGGCCGTGCTGATCAGCCAGACCTTCCACATCCGGCGGGCCGTCGCGCTGTGCCGGGCTGCGGGCGTGCGGTCGTACGGCATCGGGGTCGACGCCACCCACGACGCCACCTGGTACTACGGGGGCACCCGCGAGGTGTTCGCGGCGGGCAAGGCCCTGCTGGACGCGGTGTTCAAGCCCGATCCGCAGTTCCTGGGGCCCAAGGAGCCGGGGGTGGCGCGGGCCCTCGCTGCGGCGCGCAAGTGA
- a CDS encoding sirohydrochlorin chelatase, producing MNAITSQLGSQLSLVSLNGTRRPAPPPLVLVAHGSRDPRALSTVRTLIERVRELRPHLSVHLGHIELNEPLLADTLASLDTGDGADGAVLVPLLLSRGYHVKRDIPEAAAAVPGLRARIAAPLGPHPLLVETLYARLVEAGWRTGMSDTARRAGGVVLAAAGSRDPESITDTRRTAQLLAERLGVPVVPAYASAAAPTVAAAVRALAARGRHRIAVASYFTAPGRFATECAAAAPWIAAAPLGTHAAMARLILHRYDQAVATPEPAPERELASA from the coding sequence ATGAACGCGATCACCAGCCAGCTCGGCAGTCAGCTCAGCCTCGTCTCGCTGAACGGGACCCGCCGCCCCGCGCCGCCGCCGCTCGTCCTCGTCGCGCACGGCAGCCGCGACCCGCGCGCGCTGAGCACCGTACGCACCCTGATCGAGCGCGTCCGCGAGCTGCGCCCGCACCTGTCCGTGCACCTCGGTCACATCGAGCTCAACGAACCGCTGCTGGCGGACACGCTCGCCTCCCTCGACACCGGGGACGGCGCCGACGGTGCCGTCCTCGTGCCGTTGCTGCTCAGCCGCGGCTACCACGTCAAGCGGGACATCCCCGAGGCCGCGGCCGCCGTCCCGGGACTGCGGGCCCGTATCGCCGCCCCGCTCGGCCCGCACCCCCTGCTCGTCGAGACGCTGTACGCGCGGCTCGTCGAGGCCGGCTGGCGGACCGGGATGAGCGACACGGCCCGGCGTGCCGGCGGAGTCGTGCTCGCCGCCGCGGGCTCGCGCGACCCGGAGTCGATCACCGACACCCGCCGCACCGCCCAACTGCTGGCCGAACGCCTCGGCGTGCCCGTCGTCCCCGCGTACGCCTCCGCCGCCGCGCCCACCGTCGCCGCCGCCGTGCGCGCCCTGGCCGCGCGTGGCCGCCACCGCATCGCCGTCGCCTCCTACTTCACCGCGCCCGGCCGCTTCGCCACCGAGTGCGCCGCGGCCGCCCCCTGGATCGCCGCCGCCCCGCTGGGCACCCACGCCGCGATGGCCCGCCTGATCCTGCACCGCTACGACCAGGCCGTGGCGACTCCCGAACCGGCCCCGGAACGCGAGCTGGCCTCGGCCTGA
- a CDS encoding deoxyguanosinetriphosphate triphosphohydrolase — translation MDGTAPLSDEYDPTSVERWAVEPDKRPGRTAFQRDRARVLHSSALRRLAGKTQVVTPGTRSQAWDASARTRLTHSLECAQVGRELGAALGCDPDLVEAACLSHDLGHPPFGHNGEQALNEFAEDCGGFEGNAQSLRLLTRIEPKRFAHSEETGELVSVGLNLTRAALDAATKYPWPRGAHPTDPASPKFGAYEDDRPVFDWIRKGAPGTRTCFEAQVMDWSDDVAYSVHDVEDGLHAGHIDPNCLHAEPEREEIFKVAIGRYVPADTDPAELSEALDRLLEQEWWPHGYDGSAVAQARLKDATSQLIGRFCLAAEGATRARYGAGRLTRYAAELVVPRAARHECAVLKAVADRYVMQRAEQERLRADQRIVVAELAEALTARAPDGLDPQFRALFDEAGDDRARKRVIVDQIASLTDASARSLHLRFTTRPTGGGGV, via the coding sequence ATGGACGGCACCGCACCCCTCTCCGACGAGTACGACCCGACGTCAGTCGAGCGCTGGGCCGTAGAACCCGACAAACGTCCCGGCCGCACCGCCTTCCAGCGCGACCGCGCACGCGTGCTGCACTCCTCCGCGCTGCGCCGCCTCGCGGGCAAGACCCAGGTCGTCACCCCGGGGACCCGCAGTCAGGCCTGGGACGCCAGCGCCCGCACCCGCCTCACCCACTCCCTGGAGTGCGCCCAGGTCGGCCGCGAGCTCGGCGCCGCCCTCGGCTGCGACCCCGACCTCGTCGAGGCCGCCTGCCTCTCCCACGACCTCGGCCACCCACCCTTCGGGCACAACGGCGAACAGGCGCTGAACGAGTTCGCGGAGGACTGCGGCGGCTTCGAGGGCAACGCGCAGTCGCTGCGCCTGCTGACCAGGATCGAGCCCAAGCGCTTCGCCCACTCGGAAGAGACGGGCGAACTCGTCAGCGTGGGACTGAACCTCACCCGCGCCGCCCTCGACGCCGCCACCAAGTACCCCTGGCCGCGCGGCGCCCACCCCACCGACCCCGCCTCACCGAAGTTCGGGGCCTACGAGGACGACCGGCCGGTCTTCGACTGGATCCGCAAGGGCGCCCCCGGCACCCGTACGTGCTTCGAGGCCCAGGTCATGGACTGGTCCGACGACGTGGCGTACTCGGTGCACGACGTCGAGGACGGTCTGCACGCCGGTCACATCGACCCCAACTGCCTGCATGCCGAACCGGAGCGCGAGGAGATCTTCAAGGTCGCCATCGGCCGGTACGTGCCCGCCGACACCGACCCCGCCGAGCTCTCCGAGGCCCTCGACCGGCTCCTGGAGCAGGAGTGGTGGCCGCACGGGTACGACGGATCGGCCGTCGCGCAGGCCCGGTTGAAGGACGCCACCAGCCAGCTCATCGGCCGCTTCTGCCTGGCCGCCGAGGGCGCCACCCGCGCGCGGTACGGCGCCGGCCGCCTCACCCGGTACGCGGCGGAGCTGGTCGTCCCGCGCGCCGCCCGCCACGAGTGCGCCGTCCTCAAGGCCGTCGCCGACCGGTACGTCATGCAGCGTGCCGAGCAGGAGCGGCTGCGCGCCGATCAGCGGATCGTCGTCGCCGAGCTGGCCGAGGCGCTCACCGCCCGCGCCCCGGACGGTCTTGACCCGCAGTTCCGGGCGCTGTTCGACGAGGCCGGGGACGATCGCGCGCGCAAGCGGGTGATCGTCGACCAGATTGCCTCGCTCACCGACGCCTCGGCACGTTCACTGCATCTCAGGTTCACCACCCGCCCCACAGGCGGCGGCGGAGTGTGA
- a CDS encoding NAD(P)/FAD-dependent oxidoreductase, producing the protein MVDADQTFVIVGGGLAGAKAAETLRAEGFTGRVILICDERDHPYERPPLSKGYLLGKEERDSVFVHEPAWYAQNDVELHLGQTVDAIDRTAKTVRFGDDGTLVHYDKLLLATGAEPRRLDIPGTDLAGVHHLRRLAHAERLKGVLAALGRDNGHIVIAGGGWIGLEVAAAAREYGAEVTVVEHGPTPLHTVLGPELGQLFAELHREHGVRFHFGARLTEIVGQDGMVLAARTDDGEEHLAHDVLAAIGAAPRTGLAEAAGLEIADRAHGGGIAVDERLRTSDPDIYAAGDVAAFPHPLFDTRLRVEHWANALNGGPAAARSMLDRGTVYDRVPYFFSDQYDVGLEYSGWAPAGTYDEVVIRGDAGKRQFIAFWVKDRRVLAGMNVNVWDVTEPIQRLIRSRAQVDTEALADPHVPLESLVP; encoded by the coding sequence GTGGTCGACGCGGATCAGACATTCGTCATCGTCGGAGGAGGCCTGGCCGGCGCCAAGGCAGCCGAGACGCTCCGAGCGGAGGGTTTCACCGGCCGCGTGATACTGATCTGCGACGAACGTGACCACCCCTACGAGCGCCCGCCGCTCTCCAAGGGCTATCTGCTCGGCAAGGAGGAGCGGGACAGCGTCTTCGTGCACGAACCCGCCTGGTACGCGCAGAACGACGTGGAGCTGCACCTCGGCCAGACCGTCGACGCCATCGACCGCACGGCGAAGACCGTCCGCTTCGGCGACGACGGCACCCTCGTCCACTACGACAAGCTGCTCCTCGCGACCGGCGCCGAGCCGCGCCGCCTCGACATCCCCGGGACGGACCTCGCGGGCGTCCACCACCTGCGCCGCCTCGCCCACGCCGAACGCCTCAAGGGCGTCCTGGCCGCGCTCGGCCGTGACAACGGCCACATCGTGATCGCGGGCGGGGGCTGGATCGGCCTGGAGGTCGCGGCGGCGGCCCGCGAGTACGGCGCCGAGGTCACCGTCGTCGAACACGGGCCGACCCCGCTGCATACGGTCCTCGGCCCCGAGCTGGGCCAGCTCTTCGCCGAGCTGCACCGCGAACACGGCGTCCGCTTCCACTTCGGGGCCCGGCTCACCGAGATCGTCGGCCAGGACGGCATGGTGCTGGCCGCCCGCACGGACGACGGCGAGGAGCACCTCGCCCACGACGTCCTGGCGGCCATCGGAGCGGCGCCGCGCACGGGCCTCGCCGAGGCCGCGGGCCTGGAGATCGCCGACCGGGCGCACGGCGGCGGTATCGCGGTCGACGAGCGGCTGCGCACCTCCGACCCCGACATCTACGCCGCCGGTGACGTCGCCGCCTTCCCGCACCCCCTCTTCGACACCCGGCTGCGCGTCGAGCACTGGGCCAACGCTCTCAACGGCGGACCGGCGGCGGCCCGCTCGATGCTGGACCGCGGGACGGTGTACGACCGCGTGCCCTATTTCTTCTCCGACCAGTACGACGTCGGGCTCGAGTACTCGGGCTGGGCGCCGGCGGGGACGTACGACGAAGTGGTGATCCGGGGCGACGCGGGCAAACGCCAGTTCATCGCCTTCTGGGTGAAGGACCGGCGGGTGCTGGCCGGGATGAACGTGAATGTGTGGGACGTCACGGAACCCATCCAGCGACTGATCCGGTCCCGGGCCCAGGTGGACACCGAGGCGCTCGCCGACCCGCACGTACCGCTGGAGAGCCTTGTCCCCTGA
- the dnaG gene encoding DNA primase → MAGRINDEDVKAVRDAVPIDAVVSEYLQLRNAGGGNLKGLCPFHDEKSPSFQVSPSKGLFHCFGCQEGGDTITFVMKVDHLTFSEAVERLAGQAGITLRYEEGGYNPSHQRGERIRLVEAHKIAAQYYVEQLDISPEADAGRKFLAERGFDQAAAAHFGVGYSPQGWDHLTRHLRGKGFTDKELLLSGLSQEGRRGPIDRFRGRLMWPIRDIGGEVVGFGARKLYEADNGPKYLNTPDTAIYRKSQVLYGIDLAKKDIAKASRAVVVEGYTDVMACHLAGITTAIATCGTAFGGDHIKILRRLLMDNGSARVIFTFDGDAAGQKAALRAFEDDQKFAAETYIAIAPDGMDPCDLRLAKGDEAVADLVEPRTPLFEFALRQIILRYDLETPAGRAAALDEAAPIVARIKNSGAQHEVAVQLAGMLGILDTQFVVKRVAQLARWARDRGGKGPAPADGQRPQQTYAAVRTPAGGPALNLRNPVYATERELLKLALQRPELVSPAFDAYGIDEFTAAPYAAVRLAIMESGGAEYGTQDPQEYLVRVREAAPDDVVRSMVTELAVEAIMRKTVDETYAGDQLVMVRRRAVERRIVDVQGALARASAHGDPAQLAAVQNELWVLQQYGQALRERGAEAL, encoded by the coding sequence GTGGCTGGAAGGATCAACGACGAGGACGTGAAGGCGGTTCGGGACGCGGTCCCGATCGACGCCGTCGTGTCCGAGTACCTCCAGCTGCGCAACGCGGGCGGCGGAAACCTCAAGGGTCTGTGCCCCTTCCACGACGAGAAGTCCCCGTCCTTCCAGGTCAGCCCCAGCAAGGGTCTCTTCCACTGCTTCGGCTGCCAGGAGGGCGGCGACACCATCACGTTCGTGATGAAGGTCGACCACCTCACCTTCTCCGAGGCCGTCGAGCGCCTCGCCGGACAGGCCGGCATCACCCTGCGCTACGAGGAGGGCGGGTACAACCCCTCCCACCAGCGGGGCGAGCGGATCCGCCTGGTCGAGGCGCACAAGATCGCCGCTCAGTACTACGTGGAGCAGCTCGACATCAGCCCCGAGGCCGACGCGGGCCGCAAGTTCCTCGCCGAGCGCGGTTTCGACCAGGCCGCCGCCGCGCACTTCGGCGTCGGTTACAGCCCCCAGGGCTGGGACCACCTCACCCGCCATCTGCGCGGCAAGGGCTTCACCGACAAGGAGCTGCTCCTCTCCGGCCTCTCCCAGGAGGGCCGCCGGGGCCCCATCGACCGCTTCCGCGGGCGCCTGATGTGGCCGATCCGCGACATCGGCGGCGAGGTCGTCGGCTTCGGCGCGCGCAAACTGTACGAGGCGGACAACGGCCCGAAGTACCTGAACACGCCCGACACCGCGATCTACCGGAAGTCCCAGGTCCTCTACGGCATCGACCTCGCCAAGAAGGACATCGCCAAGGCCAGCCGCGCGGTCGTCGTTGAGGGCTACACCGACGTCATGGCCTGCCACCTGGCCGGCATCACCACCGCGATCGCGACCTGCGGCACCGCGTTCGGCGGCGACCACATCAAGATCCTCAGACGCCTCCTGATGGACAACGGCTCGGCCCGCGTGATCTTCACCTTCGACGGCGACGCGGCGGGCCAGAAGGCCGCCCTGCGCGCCTTCGAGGACGACCAGAAGTTCGCCGCCGAGACGTACATCGCCATCGCGCCGGACGGCATGGACCCCTGCGACCTGCGCCTCGCCAAGGGCGACGAGGCGGTCGCCGACCTCGTCGAACCCCGCACGCCCCTCTTCGAGTTCGCCCTGCGCCAGATCATCCTGCGCTACGACCTGGAGACCCCGGCGGGGCGCGCGGCAGCCCTGGACGAGGCGGCGCCCATCGTCGCCCGCATCAAGAACAGCGGCGCCCAGCACGAGGTCGCCGTGCAGCTCGCCGGCATGCTCGGCATCCTCGACACCCAGTTCGTGGTCAAGCGGGTGGCCCAGCTGGCCCGTTGGGCCCGCGACCGCGGTGGCAAGGGTCCGGCCCCCGCCGACGGGCAGCGCCCCCAGCAGACGTACGCCGCGGTCCGGACGCCCGCGGGCGGTCCGGCGCTCAACCTCCGCAACCCCGTCTACGCCACCGAGCGCGAGCTGCTCAAGCTCGCCCTCCAGCGGCCCGAGCTGGTCTCCCCGGCCTTCGACGCCTACGGGATCGACGAGTTCACCGCAGCGCCCTACGCCGCCGTACGCCTGGCGATCATGGAGTCGGGCGGTGCCGAGTACGGCACGCAGGACCCCCAGGAGTATCTGGTCCGAGTCCGCGAGGCCGCCCCGGACGACGTGGTCCGCTCCATGGTCACCGAACTGGCCGTCGAGGCGATCATGCGCAAGACCGTCGACGAGACCTACGCGGGCGACCAGCTGGTCATGGTCCGCCGCCGCGCCGTCGAGCGCCGCATCGTGGACGTCCAGGGTGCCCTGGCCCGCGCGAGCGCCCACGGCGACCCGGCCCAGCTGGCGGCCGTGCAGAACGAGTTGTGGGTGCTCCAGCAGTACGGACAGGCGCTGCGCGAGCGGGGCGCGGAGGCGCTCTGA